The following are encoded in a window of Telmatobacter sp. DSM 110680 genomic DNA:
- a CDS encoding zinc-ribbon domain containing protein, with translation MEFVDRVLKCTDCGAEFVFTAGEQLFFHDKQFKNDPKHCKQCKAKRASGGRVRSETRTTCSACGLETTVPFKPTQGRPVLCRACFQKQAKGAPVAPITPNTPSTPTNPGPG, from the coding sequence ATGGAATTCGTCGACAGAGTATTGAAGTGCACCGATTGCGGCGCAGAATTCGTGTTCACCGCGGGTGAACAACTGTTTTTCCACGATAAACAGTTTAAGAACGACCCGAAGCACTGCAAGCAATGCAAGGCGAAGCGCGCGAGCGGGGGACGAGTGCGCTCTGAGACTCGAACAACCTGTTCAGCATGCGGCCTGGAGACGACAGTGCCGTTCAAGCCTACGCAGGGCAGGCCGGTACTATGTCGCGCTTGCTTTCAGAAGCAGGCCAAGGGCGCGCCGGTCGCACCCATCACACCCAACACGCCATCCACACCCACCAATCCGGGTCCGGGCTGA
- a CDS encoding PadR family transcriptional regulator: MTPLEKADLLQGTLDLLILKVVALGPVHGYGISQRIQQISDAVLQVQQGSLYPALHRLEKRGWLEADWGESDKGRQAKFYRLSAEGSKQLAAEEETWNRLSRAVTLILDTAR, encoded by the coding sequence ATGACCCCTCTCGAAAAAGCAGACCTGCTGCAAGGCACACTCGACCTACTCATCCTTAAGGTCGTCGCTCTTGGTCCCGTCCACGGTTACGGCATCTCGCAGCGTATCCAACAGATTTCAGACGCCGTTCTGCAGGTGCAGCAGGGCTCGCTGTACCCAGCTCTCCACCGTTTGGAGAAGCGCGGATGGCTTGAAGCCGACTGGGGCGAATCGGACAAAGGTCGTCAGGCAAAGTTCTATCGGCTCTCGGCGGAAGGCAGCAAACAACTGGCCGCCGAAGAAGAAACCTGGAACCGGCTGTCGCGAGCCGTCACTCTGATTCTGGATACGGCACGGTAG
- the miaA gene encoding tRNA (adenosine(37)-N6)-dimethylallyltransferase MiaA — protein MSSSRPNDSLAVLILGPTGSGKTALSLALAERFSGEIVSCDSVAVYRGMDLGTAKPTAGERARIPHHLIDVADPNEPFTAGDYSRRARVALSEIATRQRIPIVTGGTGLYLRALTEGLFAGPSRQEELRQRLRRSAGRRGTAWLHRLLRRLDPKTAERIHANDEPKLIRAIEVCIASRQPMSQVLARDPLVGFRLLRIGLNPPRALLYERLNLRCARMFADGLVQETRALLACYGPIKALDSLGYRQAVSVLIKGVSEKVAIAEAQQGHRNYAKRQLTWFRREPDVHWLERFGDDFQTERAAFQLVQAHR, from the coding sequence GTGAGTTCTTCGCGGCCCAACGACTCACTAGCAGTGCTCATACTCGGGCCTACCGGCAGCGGCAAAACCGCGCTCTCACTCGCTCTAGCGGAACGCTTTAGCGGCGAGATCGTCAGTTGCGACTCGGTCGCTGTCTATCGTGGAATGGACCTCGGTACCGCCAAACCGACCGCTGGAGAGCGCGCCAGGATCCCGCATCACCTGATCGATGTTGCAGATCCCAATGAGCCTTTCACCGCAGGTGATTACAGCCGTCGCGCTCGCGTCGCTTTGAGCGAAATTGCCACCCGACAAAGGATTCCCATCGTTACTGGTGGAACAGGCCTCTATCTTCGCGCGCTGACGGAAGGTCTCTTTGCGGGCCCGTCGCGACAGGAAGAACTGCGCCAACGACTTCGCCGTAGTGCCGGGCGCCGTGGCACCGCATGGCTGCATCGCCTGCTCAGGCGGCTCGATCCCAAGACGGCTGAGCGCATTCATGCCAACGACGAGCCGAAACTGATTCGCGCCATCGAGGTATGCATTGCATCGCGCCAGCCCATGTCGCAGGTTCTGGCGCGCGATCCGCTTGTGGGATTTCGTTTGCTCCGCATCGGGCTGAATCCGCCGCGCGCTTTGCTGTATGAACGACTGAATTTGCGTTGCGCGCGGATGTTTGCGGATGGTCTAGTGCAGGAAACGCGAGCGCTGCTGGCTTGTTATGGGCCCATCAAGGCGCTGGATTCGCTGGGATACCGGCAGGCTGTGTCTGTTCTGATCAAGGGCGTGAGCGAAAAAGTAGCGATCGCCGAAGCGCAGCAGGGCCATCGCAACTATGCGAAGCGCCAGCTTACGTGGTTTCGTCGCGAGCCCGACGTGCACTGGCTTGAACGATTCGGCGATGACTTCCAAACGGAACGCGCTGCCTTCCAACTCGTGCAGGCGCACCGATAA
- the rpsU gene encoding 30S ribosomal protein S21 yields MAEVRLQEGEPLENALRRFKRKVQQEDIIKEVKRHSYYLKPGEKRRVKAALARKRNRKKARKEQD; encoded by the coding sequence TTGGCAGAGGTTCGCTTACAAGAAGGCGAGCCGCTTGAGAACGCGCTGCGCCGGTTTAAGCGGAAGGTACAGCAGGAAGACATCATCAAGGAAGTTAAGCGTCATTCCTACTATCTGAAACCCGGTGAAAAGCGCCGCGTGAAAGCAGCATTGGCACGCAAGCGGAATCGCAAGAAGGCTCGTAAAGAGCAAGATTAG
- a CDS encoding FtsX-like permease family protein has protein sequence MDPSAPDAPFAQRRDATWFTVVGRMKPDVTVQQATADLLTLQTQLGKQFPKPDAELTVQTQTLKEVIVGDARGSLWLLYGSVTLLLLIACSNIAALLLARTTEREHEISVRFSLGASRLSIVFQLLSEVFALALFGSLAGLLIAAASARGFHLLAKTLPRAEEIGLDWRIVAYTLAAAMGTTLLCGLFPALRGTRRSLASTLAAGSRTQISTRGTLQWLLVGMQITLAVTLLIGAGLLLRSFQQLSRVYPGFDPSHVLTFQVSGSWGETTEMKNVIQRIDRTLDSLRAMPGVEAASTAAMLPGVLSKYQLEYKIDGKLDSAHPILADTRTVSVGYFDTMRIALLAGEPCRQALNTSDVMVNRAFADKYMGNAMPVGHRLSGAVYNDFLPNGMIRGIVGDAREQGLNTQAVPTVYSCFNAPNPFPNYLVRTQGEPMAMVESIRRKIHEIEPSRSVYAFAPLQDHLDDASSENRLRTMLLTIFASTAILLACIGLYGTLSYLGRLRQREVGVRLALGAMRNQIVAQFVFQGVRVATIGSAAGLALGLGMTHFIGSMLYGVSTLDPVTYASVICLMLAVAACASLVPALRASRVEPVQVLRQE, from the coding sequence GTGGACCCGAGTGCCCCCGATGCACCCTTTGCGCAACGCCGCGATGCTACATGGTTCACGGTTGTTGGCCGTATGAAGCCTGACGTCACAGTGCAGCAGGCCACCGCTGATCTGCTGACTCTGCAGACGCAGCTAGGCAAACAGTTCCCCAAGCCAGATGCCGAACTCACTGTCCAGACGCAGACCCTGAAAGAGGTGATTGTCGGGGATGCGCGCGGTTCTCTCTGGCTGCTTTACGGATCGGTGACGCTGCTGCTGCTGATCGCATGCTCAAACATCGCGGCATTATTGTTGGCCCGCACGACGGAGCGCGAGCATGAGATCTCAGTTCGCTTCTCGCTGGGCGCATCGCGGCTATCGATCGTCTTCCAGCTTTTGAGTGAAGTCTTTGCACTGGCGCTGTTTGGATCACTCGCCGGGCTATTGATTGCCGCAGCCTCCGCGCGTGGTTTCCACCTGCTGGCCAAGACACTACCGCGTGCCGAAGAGATTGGCCTGGATTGGCGGATTGTTGCTTATACCCTTGCTGCCGCGATGGGCACAACCTTGCTTTGCGGTCTGTTTCCCGCCCTGCGCGGAACGCGCCGCTCGCTGGCAAGCACCCTGGCTGCGGGAAGCCGCACCCAGATCTCCACGCGCGGTACTCTTCAATGGCTGCTGGTCGGAATGCAGATCACGCTGGCTGTCACACTGCTGATCGGCGCAGGCCTGCTCTTGCGCAGTTTTCAGCAGCTCTCTCGGGTCTATCCCGGATTCGATCCCAGCCACGTGCTTACTTTCCAGGTCAGCGGCTCCTGGGGTGAAACCACCGAGATGAAGAATGTGATCCAGCGTATCGATCGCACTCTCGATAGCCTGCGGGCGATGCCGGGCGTAGAGGCAGCTTCGACAGCAGCGATGCTTCCCGGAGTCCTGTCGAAATATCAACTTGAATACAAAATCGACGGCAAGCTCGATTCCGCACATCCAATTCTTGCGGACACTCGCACCGTGTCGGTGGGCTACTTCGACACCATGCGGATCGCGTTGCTGGCCGGCGAACCCTGCAGGCAGGCTTTGAATACAAGCGATGTGATGGTCAATCGCGCATTCGCTGACAAGTACATGGGCAACGCCATGCCGGTGGGCCATCGGCTCTCCGGTGCGGTCTATAACGATTTCCTTCCCAACGGGATGATACGCGGGATTGTGGGAGATGCCCGCGAACAGGGCTTGAATACGCAAGCGGTGCCAACGGTGTATTCGTGCTTTAACGCACCGAATCCTTTTCCGAACTACCTGGTACGCACCCAGGGCGAACCAATGGCGATGGTAGAAAGTATCCGCCGCAAAATTCACGAGATTGAGCCGTCGCGATCCGTCTATGCTTTTGCGCCGCTGCAGGATCATCTGGATGATGCATCGTCTGAGAATCGGTTGCGCACGATGCTCCTGACGATCTTTGCGTCGACAGCTATTTTGCTGGCTTGCATCGGACTCTACGGCACGTTGAGCTATCTCGGTCGTCTGCGGCAGCGCGAAGTTGGCGTTCGCCTCGCACTTGGTGCAATGCGCAACCAGATTGTTGCGCAATTTGTATTCCAGGGCGTGCGTGTGGCAACAATCGGGTCCGCAGCAGGACTCGCGCTGGGACTAGGGATGACACATTTCATTGGCTCAATGCTCTACGGCGTCTCGACACTCGATCCAGTTACCTACGCAAGCGTTATCTGCCTGATGCTGGCGGTTGCGGCTTGTGCCTCTCTGGTTCCTGCGCTGCGTGCATCCCGTGTGGAGCCTGTGCAAGTGCTGCGGCAAGAATGA
- the lpdA gene encoding dihydrolipoyl dehydrogenase — MADTIYDVAIIGSGPAGYTAAIRAGQLGLKVALIESANVLGGTCLHVGCIPTKSLLFNAELWDHLKHAADYGIDNVDGRTLNWDAVQKRKTSIVDKHTKGLVFLMKKNKVTVISGYGRLTGGAKDGVHTVDLTGPDGAKSELKAKNLILATGSDAKTIFGLKPDDRILTNIEMLAVPQVPKSLIVIGAGAVGVEFSSIFNSFGTEVTLVEFLPRLMPPEDEEISKELTRVFKKRGIDINAGAKVEKIEKTDTGVKVTWTGANGKIVEKEAEKVLVAVGRAPRIADVGIDKTKIELDRGFVKVGEAQETAEPGIYAIGDIVAGLPQLAHSGSMSGIVAVTKIAGRPYRGVRRERVPACTYSDPQIGSVGLTEAQAKEKGLEIKVGKFPFAGNSKATIVGSHDGFVKIVADAKYGEILGVHIIGPQATELIAEAVAVMELEGTVDELMFTIHAHPTISEAMLDAYAAVEGMAINA, encoded by the coding sequence TTGGCAGACACAATCTATGACGTGGCAATCATCGGCAGCGGGCCTGCGGGCTACACGGCAGCCATTCGTGCAGGCCAACTAGGGCTCAAGGTCGCCCTTATCGAGTCCGCCAATGTTCTGGGTGGAACGTGCCTTCACGTCGGCTGCATTCCGACGAAGTCTCTCTTGTTCAACGCCGAACTCTGGGATCATCTGAAGCACGCTGCCGACTATGGCATCGACAACGTCGACGGCCGCACTCTGAACTGGGATGCAGTGCAGAAGCGCAAGACTTCCATCGTTGACAAGCACACCAAGGGTCTTGTCTTCCTGATGAAAAAGAACAAGGTGACGGTGATCTCTGGTTATGGTCGCCTGACGGGCGGGGCAAAAGACGGCGTGCACACCGTGGATCTGACTGGTCCCGATGGCGCGAAGAGCGAATTGAAGGCGAAGAATCTTATCCTCGCGACTGGCTCAGACGCCAAGACCATCTTCGGGCTCAAGCCCGATGACCGCATCCTCACCAACATCGAAATGCTTGCGGTTCCGCAGGTGCCGAAATCGCTGATTGTTATCGGAGCCGGTGCCGTGGGCGTCGAGTTCAGCTCTATCTTCAACAGCTTTGGCACCGAGGTCACGCTGGTCGAGTTTCTGCCGCGCTTGATGCCCCCCGAAGACGAAGAGATTTCGAAAGAGCTCACCCGCGTCTTCAAAAAGCGTGGCATCGATATCAACGCGGGCGCCAAAGTCGAAAAGATCGAGAAGACAGATACTGGCGTCAAGGTGACCTGGACTGGAGCGAACGGTAAGATTGTAGAGAAGGAAGCGGAGAAGGTGCTGGTTGCGGTGGGTCGTGCCCCGCGCATCGCCGACGTGGGCATCGACAAGACGAAAATCGAGCTCGATCGCGGCTTCGTAAAGGTTGGCGAAGCGCAGGAGACCGCGGAGCCCGGCATTTATGCCATCGGCGACATTGTGGCAGGCTTGCCGCAGTTGGCGCACTCGGGATCGATGAGCGGCATCGTCGCGGTCACGAAGATTGCCGGTCGTCCCTATCGCGGAGTTCGTCGCGAGCGCGTTCCCGCCTGCACCTATTCCGACCCGCAGATCGGCTCAGTGGGGTTGACGGAAGCGCAGGCTAAAGAGAAAGGCCTTGAGATCAAAGTCGGCAAGTTTCCTTTTGCAGGGAACTCCAAGGCCACCATTGTCGGCAGTCACGACGGATTCGTGAAGATCGTTGCGGACGCCAAATACGGAGAAATTCTGGGCGTGCACATTATCGGTCCGCAAGCCACTGAGCTCATCGCCGAAGCGGTGGCCGTGATGGAACTGGAAGGCACGGTTGATGAGCTAATGTTCACCATTCATGCTCACCCGACAATTTCTGAGGCGATGCTGGATGCTTATGCGGCAGTCGAGGGCATGGCGATCAACGCGTAA
- a CDS encoding SEL1-like repeat protein, translating into MKTALIASSAFISLFLMAVVSWGQVTVSASDSSPSASRRVLIQDRNAPLTQTIEETRRAAEAGDLLGENNLAFAYTFGKGVEINYEEAARWYSMAASRGYAPSQFNLGVLYEDGLGVPQQDAKAYELLHASALQGYAPAEERLAYFYEKGKAVPVNLAEAARWYQAAALQGDAVAQCTLGSFYHNGRGVPHDDAESAKWYRIAADLGNAVAQNNLGSFYHHGIGLDHDYEQALYWYRKAAAQGLAEADNNLGVMYQEGLGVDKDYRQAAAFYAEAAKHGVVRGQYNLATMYYVGRGVPLDYVTAYLWYSRAASAGDSSAARVLKQLSGVMTPRQKELAQARLAEGQSASVSNDPADSLFDSAKMNRK; encoded by the coding sequence ATGAAAACTGCCCTCATAGCTTCAAGTGCTTTTATTTCATTGTTTCTTATGGCGGTTGTGTCGTGGGGGCAAGTTACGGTCTCGGCGTCCGATTCCTCCCCATCAGCATCACGCCGAGTCCTCATCCAGGATCGCAATGCTCCGCTGACCCAGACGATTGAGGAGACTCGGCGAGCTGCTGAGGCCGGAGATCTTCTCGGCGAGAACAATCTTGCATTCGCTTACACCTTCGGCAAGGGCGTAGAAATCAACTACGAAGAAGCCGCCCGTTGGTATTCAATGGCAGCCTCGAGGGGCTACGCACCTTCTCAATTCAATCTCGGCGTGCTCTACGAAGACGGGCTGGGCGTTCCGCAGCAAGATGCGAAGGCATACGAACTGCTTCACGCTTCCGCGCTCCAGGGTTACGCACCCGCCGAGGAGAGGCTCGCTTACTTCTACGAGAAAGGAAAAGCTGTTCCCGTCAATCTCGCTGAGGCAGCCCGCTGGTATCAAGCTGCGGCGTTACAGGGTGACGCGGTCGCGCAATGTACACTCGGCAGTTTTTACCACAACGGTCGCGGCGTGCCGCACGACGATGCCGAATCAGCGAAGTGGTATCGCATTGCGGCGGATCTGGGGAACGCTGTCGCCCAGAACAACCTGGGTTCGTTTTATCATCATGGCATCGGACTAGATCATGACTACGAACAGGCGCTGTACTGGTATCGGAAGGCAGCTGCGCAAGGTCTTGCCGAAGCCGACAATAACCTTGGCGTGATGTACCAGGAAGGCCTTGGAGTCGACAAAGATTATCGCCAGGCGGCGGCTTTCTACGCCGAAGCAGCGAAACATGGTGTCGTTCGCGGTCAGTACAATCTTGCCACGATGTACTACGTTGGCCGTGGAGTGCCACTCGACTATGTGACCGCGTACCTCTGGTACAGCCGCGCAGCCAGCGCTGGAGACTCATCCGCGGCACGAGTCCTCAAGCAGCTGTCGGGCGTGATGACGCCGCGCCAGAAAGAGCTCGCTCAGGCTCGGCTCGCTGAGGGGCAATCCGCCAGCGTTTCGAACGATCCGGCCGATTCGCTCTTCGATTCCGCAAAGATGAATCGTAAATAA
- a CDS encoding gamma carbonic anhydrase family protein translates to MIRRYQGLLPTIPDSCYVDVSAQLLGDVKLGENSSVWMNAVLRGDVNSIRVGSNSNVQDCSVLHGQRHLYSVTVGDWVTIGHNATVHGCVVEDAVLIGMGVTILNDCRIGEGSIIAAGAVLPEHTVVPARTLWAGVPGKQRRELGDEDRKLILQYAQNYLDYTKIYLAEAEK, encoded by the coding sequence ATGATTCGCCGCTACCAGGGCCTGCTGCCCACCATCCCAGACAGCTGCTATGTGGACGTCTCCGCCCAGCTACTCGGCGACGTCAAGCTGGGAGAGAACTCCTCTGTCTGGATGAACGCCGTCCTCCGCGGTGACGTTAACTCCATCCGCGTCGGCTCGAACTCCAACGTCCAGGATTGTTCCGTTCTGCACGGCCAACGGCATCTTTACTCTGTAACCGTTGGCGACTGGGTGACGATCGGCCACAACGCCACGGTCCACGGCTGTGTCGTTGAGGATGCGGTGCTCATCGGGATGGGCGTCACGATCCTGAATGACTGCCGTATCGGCGAGGGTTCCATCATCGCCGCCGGTGCGGTGCTGCCGGAACATACCGTGGTTCCGGCGCGAACTCTCTGGGCCGGAGTGCCAGGCAAACAGCGTCGCGAACTTGGGGACGAGGATCGGAAGCTGATCCTGCAGTACGCGCAAAACTATCTCGACTACACGAAGATCTATCTCGCGGAAGCGGAAAAGTAA
- a CDS encoding ABC transporter permease: MIRWRRSPRKPVPEDAVDQEIGFHIAELTDGYVAQGMSPEEAHRRAMLEFGGHEQVKQQVREVHISHALESLLFNLKAAIRFLCKSPSFSIIVILTLALGIGANSAVFSAIDAIILRPLPFPNSNQLVALDQRDYKGRDANKAVAPVRLEDWNRLNSTFQAISGYYFDDLSETSGSLPEKVTECLVAPRFIEVMGVSPALGRGFTPQEEHWGGPNAAIISYRYWQRRFHGDPGVVGQKLHVGGYSYPVIGVMPASFQFPDQDADLWTRVPPMHPLRNAAMLHGSRLLAV; this comes from the coding sequence ATGATCCGCTGGAGACGTTCCCCTCGAAAGCCAGTTCCGGAAGATGCGGTGGATCAGGAGATTGGCTTCCACATCGCCGAGTTGACGGATGGTTATGTCGCCCAGGGTATGTCGCCTGAAGAGGCCCACCGGCGCGCAATGCTCGAATTCGGCGGGCACGAACAAGTAAAGCAGCAGGTACGGGAAGTACACATTTCCCACGCTCTTGAGAGCCTATTATTCAATCTGAAAGCCGCGATTCGCTTCCTGTGCAAATCGCCCTCGTTTTCTATCATCGTCATTCTCACGCTCGCGCTTGGCATCGGCGCCAATAGCGCGGTGTTTTCTGCTATCGATGCCATCATTCTTCGACCGCTGCCATTTCCGAACAGCAACCAGTTGGTTGCGCTTGATCAGCGAGACTACAAAGGCCGCGATGCCAACAAGGCCGTAGCGCCAGTGCGGCTGGAAGATTGGAACCGATTGAACTCTACGTTCCAGGCCATCAGCGGGTACTATTTCGACGACCTCTCTGAGACCTCCGGTTCATTGCCGGAAAAAGTCACGGAATGCCTCGTAGCTCCGCGTTTTATCGAGGTGATGGGAGTGTCGCCCGCGCTGGGCCGCGGGTTCACACCGCAGGAGGAGCATTGGGGTGGTCCAAACGCTGCAATCATTAGCTACCGCTATTGGCAGCGGCGGTTTCACGGCGATCCCGGCGTGGTCGGACAAAAACTTCACGTCGGAGGTTACTCCTACCCTGTTATCGGAGTAATGCCAGCATCTTTCCAGTTTCCCGATCAGGACGCCGACCTGTGGACCCGAGTGCCCCCGATGCACCCTTTGCGCAACGCCGCGATGCTACATGGTTCACGGTTGTTGGCCGTATGA
- the purD gene encoding phosphoribosylamine--glycine ligase, with translation MKVLILGSGGREHALAWAVKRSQRVTEVVCAPGNGGIAQVARCVPVDLKDVAAMVRLAEVEQPSLTIVGPELPLSLGVVDAFRERGYRIFGPTRDAARLESSKAFAKQFMKRHQIPTANYAVCTSPKEVEESIKHFHAPIVVKADGLAAGKGVIICPTRHFAVETAQGLFNGELLGSVEHQVVIEEFLEGEELSFLCLTDGLHVAPLVPAQDHKRIGEGDTGPNTGGMGVYSTSQMLEPTMTEWILHHIAEPTVRGMAEEGMPFTGVLYCGLMMTARGPEVLEYNARFGDPETQAILVRLESDLVDALEACIDGRLAETEMQWSSSASACVVTSSSGYPGSYKTGLPISGLSNAAKVPEVEIFHSGTTRVANQLVTSGGRVLGATASGDSLEEALTRAYEALSQIHFEGMYYRHDIGHRALKQERR, from the coding sequence ATGAAAGTCTTGATCCTTGGTTCTGGCGGGCGCGAACATGCGCTGGCATGGGCAGTAAAGCGCAGCCAGCGTGTCACAGAAGTTGTGTGCGCACCCGGCAACGGCGGCATTGCGCAGGTGGCTCGCTGCGTTCCAGTCGATCTAAAGGATGTTGCCGCCATGGTGCGCCTTGCCGAGGTGGAGCAGCCTAGCCTCACCATCGTCGGTCCCGAATTGCCATTGTCGCTGGGCGTTGTCGATGCCTTTCGCGAGCGCGGGTACCGTATCTTTGGGCCAACACGCGATGCAGCACGGCTGGAGTCGAGCAAGGCGTTCGCCAAGCAGTTCATGAAGCGCCACCAGATTCCCACCGCGAACTACGCTGTCTGCACCAGTCCAAAAGAAGTAGAAGAATCCATCAAGCACTTTCACGCGCCTATTGTCGTCAAGGCCGACGGTCTGGCTGCCGGCAAAGGTGTCATCATCTGTCCCACGCGGCATTTTGCTGTTGAAACTGCGCAGGGTCTCTTCAACGGCGAGCTGCTCGGTTCGGTCGAACACCAGGTGGTCATCGAAGAATTCCTCGAAGGTGAGGAACTCAGCTTTCTCTGTCTCACCGATGGTCTGCATGTAGCGCCGCTGGTTCCCGCGCAGGATCACAAGCGGATAGGCGAAGGAGATACAGGTCCGAACACCGGCGGAATGGGTGTTTACTCCACCAGCCAGATGCTTGAGCCGACGATGACCGAGTGGATCCTGCACCACATCGCCGAGCCGACCGTGCGCGGGATGGCGGAAGAGGGAATGCCGTTTACGGGCGTGCTCTACTGCGGCTTGATGATGACGGCACGCGGGCCGGAGGTGCTGGAGTACAACGCAAGGTTCGGCGATCCGGAGACGCAGGCGATTTTGGTGCGTCTTGAGTCGGATCTTGTGGATGCTCTCGAGGCCTGCATCGACGGCCGACTCGCCGAGACAGAAATGCAGTGGAGTTCGAGCGCGTCAGCCTGCGTGGTGACAAGTTCTTCCGGATATCCCGGAAGCTATAAGACGGGACTACCCATCAGCGGGCTAAGCAATGCAGCAAAGGTCCCCGAGGTAGAGATTTTTCATTCCGGCACAACCCGCGTGGCAAACCAGCTCGTCACCAGCGGTGGCCGCGTGCTGGGTGCAACCGCAAGTGGCGACTCCCTTGAAGAAGCGCTGACCCGAGCCTACGAGGCGCTGTCCCAGATCCACTTCGAAGGCATGTACTATCGCCACGACATTGGGCACAGGGCTTTGAAGCAAGAGCGGCGTTAA
- a CDS encoding phosphatase PAP2 family protein — MNNTSKTSPPYSRCICSIILAISACTVSHAQTWPPASVPNAPQPQLEAEVTLRATPLNILKDEGAIWSSPARIREKDFGYLLPLGLAVAGAVTTDHQAMYDVVSHNASFNNTNTNASNFLVSPFIAAPAVMFAAGHFTGNDHARETGILGGEAILDSLVVEQGMKFIFWRERPTLDNAKGKFFQTNVGWDSSFPSSHSMIAWSSAAVLAEEYPSRLNQLGIYTLATGVSLTRVLGQQHFPSDVLVGSAFGWMIGHFVYKMHHRWHEPISR, encoded by the coding sequence GTGAACAACACTAGCAAGACCTCGCCGCCTTACTCCCGCTGCATCTGCTCGATCATCCTTGCGATATCTGCCTGTACAGTCAGCCATGCACAGACATGGCCGCCAGCCTCGGTCCCGAACGCACCGCAGCCACAACTCGAAGCAGAAGTGACCCTTCGCGCAACTCCGCTGAATATCTTGAAGGACGAAGGTGCCATCTGGTCCAGCCCCGCGCGCATTCGTGAAAAGGATTTTGGCTACCTGCTTCCACTTGGCCTCGCAGTGGCGGGCGCCGTCACAACCGATCATCAGGCGATGTACGACGTTGTCTCGCACAATGCGAGTTTCAACAACACCAACACGAATGCCTCCAATTTCCTCGTCAGCCCCTTCATTGCAGCGCCGGCGGTTATGTTTGCGGCCGGACATTTCACCGGCAACGATCATGCACGCGAAACCGGCATCCTCGGCGGAGAAGCCATTCTCGACAGCCTCGTAGTCGAGCAGGGAATGAAATTCATCTTCTGGCGGGAGCGACCTACCCTCGACAACGCCAAGGGCAAGTTTTTCCAAACCAACGTAGGATGGGATTCTTCGTTTCCCTCTTCCCATAGCATGATTGCCTGGTCCAGCGCTGCTGTGCTCGCAGAGGAATATCCTTCGCGGCTAAACCAGCTCGGAATCTATACCCTGGCCACCGGCGTCAGCCTGACCCGGGTACTGGGACAACAGCATTTTCCTTCAGACGTCCTGGTTGGCAGCGCCTTCGGCTGGATGATTGGCCACTTCGTCTACAAGATGCACCACCGCTGGCACGAACCGATCTCGCGATAA